Genomic segment of Arachis stenosperma cultivar V10309 chromosome 4, arast.V10309.gnm1.PFL2, whole genome shotgun sequence:
attgtaGAAGTCTGGAAGCAAGATTTTGGTTTCCCAGCATGGACCCACAGAGCTATACCCCCACATCCTTGTCTGATAGTGGGGCAGTTAGTCAATGTGTCATATTCCAACAACACTAAAGGCTGTaccttttgtttatttttaattttttattctttccaCTGATGAGCATGAGCTCATTGGATTTGATTGTTGCACCTTTTTACTACATTCATCATTCATGCATCAGACCCTATAATGCACAGAGACTAACATGGACATGGAACTTATATCAACCGaccaattttaaattttgataagacataaaaatatattataaaatataaattattttttgaataatttataatataaattaatttttaattatttttaatgatataaaaattctaaaatattttttgataaataataacatatattatttttaaatttattttaaaaatatatattaaaaataaaattagatacattgacaaataataatatttaaatatgtttaattttttttattaaaacataATTAGACACAGAAGATATATGTATGTTGAACAAATATCATATTCAAAATATATTCGACATATAAACACGACAATTTTACAAAGTATTCGAACTTTATAGATCAAATCAAACCTCTGATCTACAATAGTGCACACATTATATATAAGTTTATAACCTCCTTTCGTTGTGCTTCTTTGTCATCTTGAATTACTTGATCGACTACAATGTTGTATCACCAATTAAAGGAATCATTCCGATTTCGAATAAATGTCTAATTTCtgaaattttattcttttacaaATAAGTATTTACTTAACAAATTAATGTAATattactatttttctttttagtaAGACTCCTATTTTTCAAAGATAATTTTATAATCTTTATAATtctaatatcttttaaaaaaaaattctcaagtCCAAATGAAAAGTCACAAGTCGGTACTAATCTAAAAAACAGAAAGAGTATATTTTTTGCATACAATAGTGAGCATGATCTACAagttttttctttaattattatcttttggtcccaaataattatatattcaGACAAAATAGTACAAAACtaatatattatctttttaacATACTAGTTTATTTAAATAAACAATTATTTAGGACTGAGAGGGAGTGATTGCGAATTGGCAGCACCAAATCAACAAACCAAAACACTCATAAATGAGATATGTGGGACTGATGAGTGATGAGTGATGAGTGATGATAAAGGAAAAGCTCTCCCCTCTTCATCTTAGTATTTGGACCTATAGGACAAGCCAACCAATGATTTTGTCCACTTTttgtttgataattttttttaagaaaaaatataaaatgtttGTGTGGAAGTGTTCCACAGTCCACATGATTTGCCTTatttcttcctcctcttcaagTAGAGAATTGGTGTAGCTCTCAAGGATCATGATGCAtgcttaattatttttttatgtattattaattttacaattaaaatatgtCATATGTCATTTTTTGattataattaaaagaatttttttttaaaactaaaaattttttctttttcactctttctcttcttctatctctttcttttttttccacTTACTCTATCTCTCTAATATATTATTATCAGGGATAATAAAGTAGGCAACAAAGGTGGCAAACATGTTAAAATCCGCCAGCCCAACCCGTGTAACTTACCAAAAAAGTTGGTCATactgaaaatttaaaatcacCATACCTAAAAAGCTCATCTAACCCGCATTGCCTAAACCATGGACTTTGGTGGGTTTCGGCAGGTGGAGCGGGTTTTTCCGGTGAGCCTAACATTTTTTTATCaggggcattttctttttcaaattcctaaaaaaaaaacaaaagcacAACCCGACCCAAAAGAAACCCTACCCTAATTCCGCTCACTCTCTCAGACTCGGACACAATACAACACACTCACACCAATGCAGTATACCACTAGTGACCACACTATCCACACACAGCCCCTAGGCCCTAGATTTCAGCCGCTCCCAACCCTGCTGCATTTGGCATCCCTATTCGGCACCGTTGTCATAGCTATCACCGGCACTGTTGGCCCGTTGCTGTCCACTCACATTCACGCTCACGAGTCACGCTGTCTCGCTGCCATTTCATCGTCAGGCTCTGAGTTCGTAGTCTCGCACCTGGCACCACCGTCCCACCGCTCCTCGTCACAGGCTACTCCTAACATCGTTGTTTTGCTGACTCGCCATTGCACCTTGATCGGTCCTCCTGGGTATTTGCCACTGCCGCTACTTCGTCTAGCCATCGTTGCTACTGCTCGTCGGTTTTAGGCTCTTGGCCATCAGCGCTGCTCCTCTGTCCTCTCTGGGTCTGCCGTCTGGCCAAAGCTGCTGCTCCTCGCCTCTTCAGTCTTGGTCGTCACCGTTGTTAATTTGGAATGTTGGTTGAGcttcttaatattttaaattttttatcctTTTCTATCTCACTTATATTTACAAAATAATGTGCATgactaaattaaatattagcATAAGTTTAGGTTTGTATCATATAAGAGATTTAGATAAGTTTGGTTTGTTTGCTTTGATTGAATTTTACTGTTTTGACAAATCTAAAATCTgatgcaaatttttttgtttgcgGTGTTTTGTTTTGCTTGATTATGGTTCGACTAAGTCAGATTGTATAATACTTGTTTTAACATTTGTAGTTATTTCAGAAAAGATGAATTCTAAAACTGTGAGTAACGTTGCTGCTGCTGGAGTTGGTTTTGAGTCTCAGGTTGAGGTTGATGCACCTAGTTCGAAAAGGACCAGACTAGCAACATCTGATGTATGAAACTTCTTCAAAAAAATTGGTCCAGATAAGGATGGAGTAGAATGTTCTGAATGTAAACGATGCAAGAAGGTGTTTAAAGCTGGTGGTAAGCGATAAAACACATCTTCTCTAAAACGACATCTTGATAACTATACTCAAATTAAACATGAAGATATTGGTCAAACTATAGCcaaaatgcaaaataaaatgGGTTCGCTTAAGATTGATTCAGGAGTTTCTAGAGATATGTTTGTTTCTTTTGTAGTTGCTAGGGACAAGCTATTCAATATGATTGATGATAGAACGTTTAGAAATTGGGTGAAATATATAAGTCCAACTTTAAAATTTTCTCCTAGGAATAAAGTTAAGGTTGACATAGTGAAAGTTCACAAGAGAGAATGTGCGagcttaaaaaaaattagtttccATTCCAAATAGGATTTGCTTAACTTTGATCTTTGGACATCCATGAACAATGAGGGGTTTATAATTTGACTGCACATTTTGTTGATGAGAATTAGAAAATACAGAGTAAAATTCTCAATTTTTATCACATGCCTCCTCCTCACACGGGATTTGAGttgttttctaaaatttttatgcTTTTGAATGAGTGAAAATTGACTAAAAGAGTTTTTTCATTACTTTGGATAATGCTTCTTCTATTGATACTTGTATTGATCACTTGAAAAGTATTTGTGCATCATTCATTGTTATGTGGTAATAAATTCTTTCATGTTCGTTGCTATGCTCATATAAGAAAGCTTTTGAAATGTATAAAGTGAAAGAAGCTGGATTTAAGAATATTTGTCCTTCATCAgatgagtgaaaaagaaatgaaaagatATGTGATTTCTTGTTACCATTTTACGAAACTACTAACTTGATGTCTGGAACTTCTTACCCAATATCCAACTTGTATTTTTTACAAGTTTGGCAAATTCAGCTTGTTTTGATGAATAATCTAAAGAATGATGAAGTGCTTATAAGGACCATGGGAGAATAAATGATAATCAAGTTTAAGAAATATTGAGATGAATATAGTGTTCTTACATTTGGAGCAATTCTTGATCCTAAATTTAAACACAACACTTTAGCTCATTGCTATAATGAGATTGATCCTATTAGTGCTAAAGACAAGATGGAGCATGTGAAGAGTAAGTTATACAAGCTCTATGAGGTTTATACCCACAATTCCTCTACAATTGTAGAAAGTGCTTCTCAAACTCCAAGTATGATTTCTCAAGCGACATCTTCTGCAATAGGAAATCAGCTTATTAAAATTGTTGGTGTAAgtattttttcttatatttactCTAATTGGTTAcatgtatttttatttgttggttatatgtattttttatttatatattgtttGTATTTCAAAGGATTTGATATTTCGTAATTAAGAAGCTGAAGTAAAAAGTGAAAAGAACCAACTTGATTTTATTTGAGTGAGGCGACATTATTTTGCAATGATgctgttagaaacaagagagtAATTTGAAGAAAGGGTTGTGTATTCTTCAATAAGTTAAAGAATGATACAATATACAAGACTATATTTAAATGTTAGAAGAATAAAAGTGATAAAAGTgtaatatcctataataaatatacagatatgctaaataattataattgatattaattaatcctaattatactctaacattcctcctcaaactcaagtgggaGTTAAAGATACCATCTTGAGTTTGGACACTAGAGTCCAAAAACGAGTAGGATGATGAACATTCGTGAAGATATCAGTAGTTTGATCCAAAGTCCCAATAGTTACGAAACGAATAACATCAATAAGGAGATATTTTCGAACAAAATGACAATCAATCTCAATGTGTTTGGTGCGttcataaaaaatatcattatgaCCAATCTGAATAGCACTGCGGTTGTCATAATAAACATCAGTTGGGGACGACTAAAGGGCACCTAAGTCTTTGAAAAGCTAACGAATCGAGACAACCTCAGTAGTGGTATCAGCGAGAGCACGATATTCAGCTTTAGTACTTGATTGAGTAGTGAACGTTTGTTTTTTGGCTCGTCAGAAAATAAGAGAGTCatcaagaaacaaaaaataactaGTAGTAGAACGAAGATCAGTAGGATCATTAGCCCAATAAGCATCTGAGTACGCCTGAAGGGTTAAAGATGAGTGGGAACAAAGTGAAGACCATAAAACAGAGTACCTTTGATGTAGCGAAGAACTGGAGCATAGTGAGTAGTACGAGGAGCTGACAAGAACTGACTAAGAACATGAACTGGATAGACGATGTCTAGTCGTGTGACAGTCAATTAGACAAGACCTCCAACTAATTGTTGATAAAGACTAGGATTATTACCGAACATTAGGCTCAAGAGGAGTAGACTCAGTGCGACTATTTGTAACACCGAATCGAGCAAGAAAATCAGAAGCATACTTAGCTTGAGAGAGATAGATGCCGTCATCTGAGAAAATGACTTCAAGGCCAAGAAAATAACTGAGAGAACTAAGATCTTTCATATCAAAAGCATGGTGAAGGGATGCTTTAAGATCAGAGATACCATCAATATCGTCTCTAGTAATGATCACGTCATCAACATacaaaagtagaaggaacaatccCACATTCACTTTTACGAATAAAGAGAGCATTCTCATGAGTGTTGTAAGTGAAACTGAGATTGCATATCGTGGTGCTGAACTTGTCAAACCATTCACGAGTATCTTGTTTAAGACCACAAAGTGCCTTATGACGGAGACAGACTTTGCTAAAAGGACAAGGATATCCGAGGATGGTTTCATATAgactttatttttcaaatctccATTAAGAAATGCATTTTTCACATCCATCTGACTGAAAGACCATTTTCTGACCTCATTAATCGCAAGGAGAGCGCAAATAGATGTGATACGAGAAACACGTGCAAAAGTCTCTTCATAATCAATACCATACTCTTGCATACATCCTTGAGCAACCAATTGTGCTTTATAACAGTCAATTAAACCATCAGAGTGAATCTTGATCTTGTATACTCATCTACTATCAACAACTTCGTGATCAGAAGAAGGATCAACCAAGTTCCAAGTGTGTGCTTTTTTAAGTGcctggatttttttttttgcattgcTTGGTGCCAATTTGGATTTGTGGAAATTTCTTGAAATGACCTAAGTTTATCGTGATgaaaaatagtagaaaaataataataatcaagaGGATGATGAGGTAGATTTTGTACCCTAGAAGAACGATTGGAGGGAGGAAGCATGACAGCAAGAGCAGAAGCATCGTCCGGTCTAGAATCATCGGGAGATGGAGAAGGCGAAAGAGTAGGAGGCTCGAGAGATTGAATTGAGATAGAACTTGTAAAATCATCACTAGGAAAATATCAACATTGGGATTAGTAAAAAATAGTGACTGAGTAGGAAGAATGGACTCAAATAAGGAGAACCTAAAAAACATGTGATGCTCCCAGAATACAACATGACGAGATATACAAATACATCTAGAGAGAGGATTCCAACAACGATAACCTTTGTGTTCAGTACCGTAACCAAGGAAACACCACTTGTGAGCCCGAGGTTCAAGTTTACTATGTTCATGTGGCTGAAGAAGAGCAAAGCAAACACAACTAAAGACTCAAAGAGAATTGTAATATAGAAAGGTATGATAAAGATGCTCAAAGGGAGTAATGTTACTAAGGATGGAAGAAGGAAGTCTAATGATAACATGTATAGCAATGAGAACAGCTTCACCCTGAGTATGCTCAGGACACGAAGAAGAAATAAGCATTGCACAAACAGAGTCAAGAATGTGACAGTGCTTGCATTGAGCTCCTCCATTTTGTTGAGATGTACTAGAACAAGAAAACTTAGACAAAGTACCATGTTcaataagaaaatttaaaattttggatTCATGGTAACCCATAGCATTATCGCATCGAAAAACTTTAATGACCTTGAaaaactgagttttaatcataATGGATAAGTTAATATAAATCTAAGGTAGTACATGGCGATTAGTTATCAAATAAACCCAAGTAAAGCGTGAAGAATCATCAATGAAAACTACAAAGTATCGAGCCCCTTCTATAGAAGCGGTGCGAGCGGAGCCCCAAACATTAGAGTGGATGAGATCAAAAGGAGAGCAGGTAAGAGATgaattattttgaaaagataaagttGGTTGTTTTGAAGTTTGACAAGAAAGACTCATTATTAACCTGACCTAAAACACCTTTAAATACAAGAGAACACAATTTTCCTAAGGAGCTGTAGGAAAGATGGTGATGCCACAAGTGAATGGTAGATGGAGAAGAAATTGCATAGAGATTTGAGGTAGGAAGAATATGAAGATTCTCCAGCTCAAATAACCTTTCGACCAAACATCCAGCCCCGATGATTTATCCCGTCCGATGATCCTGCACACGACAACCTAAAATGGAAAAATTGACATCAAAACTGATATCAACAAGTTGGCCAATAGAAATAagattaaagtttaattttggaATAAAATAACTATTCGGGAGATTAAGATTTGACTCTGAAATAAAATCCTTATGTGTCATATACAAGAGGGAACTATCAGTAGTGTTAAAGTTACATTTGTAGTGGTAGACAAAGACAAGAAAAGATGTCACAAAGGAGATATGTAATGAAAGTAACCggaatcaaaataatatttagaaTTGCCTGAAGGAGTAGAAAAAACAATAGAAGTATTAccagaaaagaagagaagatacTTAAGGAGAGACGCAATATCAGATAGAGAGACAGGAGACGGGTTGAGAGATGCAGAGCTGGTAGATTCAGTAGCAGCAATAGTAGCAGAAGAAGCAGGCACATTCTTGGAGAAGTTGGGTGGGTCATGATACTTGATTTGATCAGGACGTGATAGGCGAGTAGGACACGTAGTATCAGATGTCCCGAGAGCTTGCAATAATGGCAAAACAATATTGGGCAATTGGTGTCAATGTGTCCTTTTTGCTTGTATTTTCGACATTCAATAGAGGAAAAGTCTGGGAATAGGTGACCAAAACGATGATAGTTTTagcaaaattttttcttcttgtgtgtAGGGTAAAAAACATTCGATTTTTCCATAATAGTAGAGACAAAGacgaaagagagaaaaaaattgcaaaatcaGGGCAAAAATTGAGATAACAAAGGACAGAATCAGAAAGAGCTCAACAAAAAACCTTAGAAAGGGTCCCACTATCTGCCACGTTAGCAACCACGTTAGCAGTCGTGTCAGTAGCCACGTTAGCAGAAGAGGACACATGGCGACACCAGATTGAAGGAAGAAAACATGTGAACGCTGACACGGTGAGGATGTGGCACAAAAGTTAGGAGTCGGGTCGGGTTGGGCCGGGTGGGACACGGGTTGAAAACGGGTTTATCTGGCGTGCCGTTGCGTAACATGTGGGACGTTTTGGGGCCGTTGATCCTGGGTGTGGATCCAATGGTGTTGGAGGCGTTTGGAGGGAGGAAGAACCTAAAGCAAATAGTGAGCTTCAGGCGGCGCATGAGGCCGCATCTGGTGGTTACTGGCGATGATTTTAGACTCGTTGAACTCGTGATGAAGAGACGAAGACGATAATAATGGTGGTGACGAACCAAGGCATTAAGAAGGGATTGAAAATCAAGGGCTAAAACACTGCCggaagggaaaaaaaaaacaaatgggCTATGAACTAATTTCCATGGAAAAAAACCTATGATCTTAATACCATGACTTATTTAAAACAAGGAAACAAAGGGAAACAAACTACACAAACTGCCAGAAGAAAGCACAAATGGAACTATCGGAAAGAAGAATAGACGGAATTGCCGGAAGAAAGTGCATGTGGAACTGCTGAAAGGGAGCACAGACGGAACTGCCACAAGAAAGCGTAGACAGAACTGCCTCAAGGAAACATAAACGGAACTTTCACAAGGAAGCGAAGACAGAACTGCTGCAAGAAAAGTGTAGACGAAACTGTCACAAGAAAAGTGCAGAAAAAATTACCGCAAGGAAAACGCAGACTAAGCTGCCACAAGAGTGGCAAACTGCTGAAAAACTTCCGAAACCATAACGAACTGTCAAAAAGATGGTGAACTACCTGAAAACTACCGAAAAGATGGCAAACTACGAAGAGATGGTAAAATATCAAAGAATGACGAACTGTCGGAAGGTGACAAAAAATACATGATTTCTCCATGTGAATAGGTAAACAACGAATGTCAGTGGTGTTTGATTCATTAGACTCGAAAAGATACATGATGGAGAGGATAGGCTAATCGATGAGGTGAAAAGCATCATAACAGTGACAAAAGACAAGGAAAAATGGCATAGAGAAAAAGTGTGAAAAATACGATAATTTCACCGGAAGAAAAATAACCTACCATCTTCAAGAAGAATACCATGACTCTGATATtatgttagaaacaagagagtAATCTGAAGAAAGGGTTGCCTATTACTCAGTAAGTTAAAGAATGATACAATATACAAGACTATATATAGATGCTAGAAGAATTAAAGTAATAAAAGCAtaatatcctataataaatatacaaatatgctaaataattataattgatgCTAATTAATCCTAATTATACTCTAATAGATGTAATCATAGATGTTTTGCAATAGTGGAAAGACAACCATAATCACTTTTCAATACTATCACTAATGGCACAAGATTTGTTGAGCATTCCTATTACCACTGTAGGTCTGTGGCTTTAGAATCTGCATTTAGCATTGGTTCTCATGTTTTAAACAAGTATAGAAGTCGTTTATTACCAGATAATGTTAAAGTTATGATTTGCTCTCAAAATTGGATATGTGGATATGCTGATTATggtataataatatttataacatACCTACTTAAATGATTTTGTTCATTATCATGTATTATCATGTATTTAGAGTAAGATTTAAATGAGAAAGATATTGCAAGAGAAAAAGGTTATTTTTCAGTAGTTAGTTCTAATGATGTTATTGATCTAcaagaagataaagataaataGATGATTATTAAAGATATCCTAAGTAatattttggattatgttttatgtttgattgattataaagttgaagatgtttaattatatgttttggaCCATGTTTGTTTTACTTTGGATAacgttaattttattattttgtttcaaaagaCTTGGTTTATGattatatttattacatatttataattataaagaatttaatgtttgtgaatttagaaattataatttttttatgtctttagaaattataaatttattgaaatagttgtgaaattatatatattatttaatatttaatggtttgtaaaaaatagaaagagagaTTTGGCGGACTTGACCCGTCAACCCGCTAAATTACCGTTAGCCGGGGTGGGAAAAAATTTTAGGACCGCCTCACTAGGCGGGACAGGCTTCTCTGTCTACCACCCCTAGTGGGTAGCCTACCTCATCCCTCCAAGGCCCACCCCAAAAACGGGTCAGGTCCTGCCGCGCCGCGCCAAGCAAAGCAGGCTCAAAGTGCTAGCCTGTCTCACTTTATAACGGGTTAACGGACTGACGGGTTAGCCTGCTTAACTCTTTTTAAAAcagttaataaattaattaaaattactaaaaaataataattaaaaaattaaatacaaataaaaaacagTCAAATTACAATACAatttttcactatttttttctaaaattttaacttCAGTAGAATTACTCAAAATAATATCcgtcaataaaattatttttatttttaaaaataagtcaCATTATTTGAGCATATATATGAaagtgtaaaataaaaaaataaagttaataactaaaaaaaaataaaaaaatgtatatttaaaaattatataattgttaatttttgtaACACTAATTACTCTTttgtttaataaataaaataaaataacttttgGCCGGACAGCCTGCCCCGCCTTGGTTCTGCCAAAATCTGCAGTTTGATGGATTTTTTATTTGGTGATTTCAAATTCTAGCCCGATTCATCCTTTTTGGCGGATTCGACCCGTTTTGATATCCTTGATTATTACTAATgtctaattattaatttgacaACCCAAGTGTACAAcatgacattttttaattatttaaaatattaaaattgagatTGAAATATacttattatatattactaattttagaACCAAAATGTGTCACATACCACTCTCCCATTgcaattgaaataaatttgttTCCCTCCAAAACTTAGAAATTCTCTCCttccctctctctttttttgtgttttaactttttttttcttcactcactctatctctcttatatattattgctaatgactaattatttatttaccaGCCAAAGTATACATgacattatttaattataattaaaattagaattaaatgttgaaattgaaatatatttgaaatcaaaatatatattactaatcGAACGTTCCCAAGTGAATCGAGAAGAGGAGATTGAATTAAGGAACTACTTTTTGGACTTGAATAAATAAGTTATGCAGAATTTTGGTTTTAagacattatttttaattttgtatcaTCATAGCAGAGCAGAATTGAAATGACAgcgaaagaaaaagaagagtgaGACCACGATATATCCTAGTTCGGCCACTGAATACAATATGTCCTACATTCAATTTTCACCACAAGAATGGTAGaattttcactataatcaatattgattacaaacaccaattTCAAGAGAGTCACACTTTTGTAAACCACCTAAGTTATTCCAAGTTTAGTAAATCACCTAGGTACTAACTAAACCTAGTTAAGGAGAACAAAGTGTATTCTAACCTAGCACACTTTCAAAATTAAACACTAAAACAActgttaaaattatttttatatgtattattcTCTTTGTCTTTTGTATCTTTCAAAGTAAGCTTGAATCtagacaaaaaaaaagggataaGAATACACtcaattaacaagaaaataaaaagctGTTTGTGTGACCTGCAATATGAACGAAAATGGTTGCCTCTTCCTTGGATGAAATCTTCTTTTATAGAACTTGAttactttctttaattttgaaatcATTCCTAATTCATCAACTAGTCGTTGCACCATTTATGAGTTGATTCCATTGACATTGAAGAggaaa
This window contains:
- the LOC130974764 gene encoding uncharacterized protein LOC130974764; this encodes MAMSALCLSEICSDEFGDIFVYTFLAAVLSSLPCESSVYVSLRQFCLRFLVAVPSVLPFSSSTCTFFRQFRLFFFPIVPFVLSSGTLGTSDTTCPTRLSRPDQIKYHDPPNFSKNVPASSATIAATESTSSASLNPSPVSLSDIASLLNHMNIVNLNLGLTSGVSLVTVLNTKVIVVGILSLDVFVYLVMFDDFTSSISIQSLEPPTLSPSPSPDDSRPDDASALAVMLPPSNPQLVAQGCMQEYGIDYEETFARVSRITSICALLAINEVRKWSFSQMDVKNAFLNGDLKNKVYMKPSSDILVLLAKSVSVIRHFVVLNKILVNGLTSSAPRYAISVSLTTLMRMLSLFVKVNVGLFLLLLYVDDVIITRDDIDGISDLKASLHHAFDMKDLSSLSYFLGLEVIFSDDGIYLSQAKYASDFLARFGVTNSRTESTPLEPNVR